A window from Rhea pennata isolate bPtePen1 chromosome 1, bPtePen1.pri, whole genome shotgun sequence encodes these proteins:
- the GDI2 gene encoding rab GDP dissociation inhibitor beta isoform X2, which translates to MNEEYDVIVLGTGLTECILSGIMSVNGKKVLHMDRNSYYGGESASITPLEDLYKRFNLPGTPPESMGRGRDWNVDLIPKFLMANGQLVKMLLYTEVTRYLDFKVIEGSFVYKGGKIYKVPSTEAEALASSLMGLFEKRRFRKFLVYVANFDENDPRTFEGVDPKKTTMRDVYKKFDLGQDVIDFTGHALALYRTDDYLDQPCQETINRIKLYSESLARYGKSPYLYPLYGLGELPQGFARLSAIYGGTYMLNKPIEEIVIENGKVVGVKSEGEVARCKQLICDPSYVSDRVTKVGQVIRVICILSHPIKNTNDANSCQIIIPQNQVNRKSGLLASATCLHQLTWEPRARSSFLALTTPPLTLRRRAMTSKIFIRG; encoded by the exons atGAACGAGGAGTACGACGTGATCGTGCTGGGCACCGGCCTCACG GAATGCATCCTCTCTGGTATCATGTCAGTGAATGGAAAGAAAGTCCTTCACATGGACCGTAACTCTTACTATGGAGGGGAAAGCGCGTCCATTACACCCCTGGAGGAT CTCTACAAAAGGTTTAATCTACCAGGAACTCCACCGGAATCTATGGGACGGGGAAGAGACTGGAACGTGGACCTAATTCCAAAATTCCTTATGGCTAATG GTCAGTTGGTAAAGATGCTGCTCTACACAGAAGTCACTCGCTACTTAGACTTCAAGGTGATTGAAGGAAGCTTTGTCTACAAGGGAGGAAAGATCTACAAAGTTCCTTCCACTGAGGCAGAAGCCTTGGCATCCA GCTTAATGGGCTTGTTTGAGAAACGTCGGTTCAGGAAGTTCCTTGTTTATGTGGCCAACTTTGACGAAAACGACCCTCGAACTTTTGAAGGCGTTGATCCCAAGAAGACCACCATGCGTGACGTGTATAAGAAGTTTGACTTGGGCCAAGATGTTATAGATTTCACGGGCCATGCCCTTGCTCTCTACAGGACTGATGA CTATCTAGATCAACCATGCCAGGAAACAATCAACAGGATTAAGCTCTACAGCGAGTCGCTGGCTAGATATGGTAAAAGCCCTTACCTTTATCCGCTCTACGGCCTTGGAGAGCTGCCCCAGGGGTTTGCAAG GCTAAGTGCCATTTATGGAGGCACCTACATGCTGAACAAGCCAATTGAAGAGATCGTGATAGAAAATGGCAAAGTGGTTGGTGTGAAATCCGAAGGAGAG GTTGCTCGCTGCAAACAACTCATCTGTGACCCCAGCTATGTTTCAGATCGTGTGACAAAGGTTGGCCAAGTGATTCGAGTAATCTGTATCTTAAGCCACCCAATCAAGAATACGAATGATGCCAACTCGTGCCAGATCATCATTCCACAGAATCAGGTCAACCGGAAATCAG gTTTGTTAGCATCAGCGACCTGTTTGCACCAACTGACTTGGGAACCGAGAGCCAG atCTTCATTTCTCGCACTTACGACGCCACCACTCACTTTGAGACGACGTGCGATGACATCAAAGATATTTATAAGAGGATGA
- the GDI2 gene encoding rab GDP dissociation inhibitor beta isoform X1, with product MNEEYDVIVLGTGLTECILSGIMSVNGKKVLHMDRNSYYGGESASITPLEDLYKRFNLPGTPPESMGRGRDWNVDLIPKFLMANGQLVKMLLYTEVTRYLDFKVIEGSFVYKGGKIYKVPSTEAEALASSLMGLFEKRRFRKFLVYVANFDENDPRTFEGVDPKKTTMRDVYKKFDLGQDVIDFTGHALALYRTDDYLDQPCQETINRIKLYSESLARYGKSPYLYPLYGLGELPQGFARLSAIYGGTYMLNKPIEEIVIENGKVVGVKSEGEVARCKQLICDPSYVSDRVTKVGQVIRVICILSHPIKNTNDANSCQIIIPQNQVNRKSDIYVCMISSAHNVAAQGKYIAIASTTVETADPEKEIKPALDLLEPIEQKFVSISDLFAPTDLGTESQIFISRTYDATTHFETTCDDIKDIYKRMMGSEFDFEEMKRKKNDIYGEEEQQ from the exons atGAACGAGGAGTACGACGTGATCGTGCTGGGCACCGGCCTCACG GAATGCATCCTCTCTGGTATCATGTCAGTGAATGGAAAGAAAGTCCTTCACATGGACCGTAACTCTTACTATGGAGGGGAAAGCGCGTCCATTACACCCCTGGAGGAT CTCTACAAAAGGTTTAATCTACCAGGAACTCCACCGGAATCTATGGGACGGGGAAGAGACTGGAACGTGGACCTAATTCCAAAATTCCTTATGGCTAATG GTCAGTTGGTAAAGATGCTGCTCTACACAGAAGTCACTCGCTACTTAGACTTCAAGGTGATTGAAGGAAGCTTTGTCTACAAGGGAGGAAAGATCTACAAAGTTCCTTCCACTGAGGCAGAAGCCTTGGCATCCA GCTTAATGGGCTTGTTTGAGAAACGTCGGTTCAGGAAGTTCCTTGTTTATGTGGCCAACTTTGACGAAAACGACCCTCGAACTTTTGAAGGCGTTGATCCCAAGAAGACCACCATGCGTGACGTGTATAAGAAGTTTGACTTGGGCCAAGATGTTATAGATTTCACGGGCCATGCCCTTGCTCTCTACAGGACTGATGA CTATCTAGATCAACCATGCCAGGAAACAATCAACAGGATTAAGCTCTACAGCGAGTCGCTGGCTAGATATGGTAAAAGCCCTTACCTTTATCCGCTCTACGGCCTTGGAGAGCTGCCCCAGGGGTTTGCAAG GCTAAGTGCCATTTATGGAGGCACCTACATGCTGAACAAGCCAATTGAAGAGATCGTGATAGAAAATGGCAAAGTGGTTGGTGTGAAATCCGAAGGAGAG GTTGCTCGCTGCAAACAACTCATCTGTGACCCCAGCTATGTTTCAGATCGTGTGACAAAGGTTGGCCAAGTGATTCGAGTAATCTGTATCTTAAGCCACCCAATCAAGAATACGAATGATGCCAACTCGTGCCAGATCATCATTCCACAGAATCAGGTCAACCGGAAATCAG ATATCTACGTCTGCATGATCTCCTCTGCGCACAACGTGGCAGCGCAGGGCAAGTACATCGCCATTGCCAGCACTACTGTGGAAACCGCAGACCCCGAGAAGGAAATCAAGCCGGCCTTGGACCTCTTGGAGCCCATTGAGCAGAA gTTTGTTAGCATCAGCGACCTGTTTGCACCAACTGACTTGGGAACCGAGAGCCAG atCTTCATTTCTCGCACTTACGACGCCACCACTCACTTTGAGACGACGTGCGATGACATCAAAGATATTTATAAGAGGATGATGGGATCAGAGTTTGACTTTGAAGAGATGAAGCGCAAGAAAAATGATATCTatggggaggaggagcagcagtaA